Proteins encoded by one window of Flexibacter flexilis DSM 6793:
- a CDS encoding ABC transporter ATP-binding protein → MEIQFNNIVKSYNGNTVLSVENLVFSQNECIGLVGNNGAGKTTLFRLLLNLIRPTQGQVLSQGLNVADSETWKDYTSSYLDEGFLIDYLSPEEYFAFCGQLYGLDKKTIEARLQPFETLFNGEILGQKGKFIRDLSKGNQKKVGIAAAMLPQLPVLILDEPFANLDPSSQARLKKLFKDLREERNTLMLISSHELNHVTEMCDRIVVVEKGHIVRDMPNTETVLQELETYFSVI, encoded by the coding sequence ATGGAAATCCAATTCAACAATATAGTAAAGTCGTATAACGGCAACACGGTTCTTTCCGTAGAAAATCTTGTTTTTTCGCAAAATGAATGTATTGGCTTGGTCGGCAATAATGGCGCAGGCAAAACCACGCTTTTCCGTTTGTTGCTCAACCTGATACGTCCCACGCAAGGGCAGGTGCTTTCTCAAGGCCTGAACGTAGCCGATTCGGAAACGTGGAAAGATTATACTTCCTCGTATCTGGACGAAGGTTTTTTGATAGATTATTTGTCGCCCGAAGAATATTTCGCGTTTTGCGGACAGCTTTACGGCCTCGACAAAAAGACCATTGAAGCGCGTTTGCAGCCCTTTGAAACCTTATTTAATGGCGAAATTTTGGGACAAAAAGGCAAGTTTATTCGCGATTTATCGAAAGGCAACCAGAAAAAAGTAGGCATTGCGGCGGCCATGTTGCCACAGCTGCCTGTGCTTATTTTGGACGAACCTTTTGCCAATCTTGACCCCAGCTCGCAGGCACGTCTGAAAAAATTGTTCAAGGATTTGCGCGAAGAACGTAATACGCTGATGCTGATTTCCAGCCACGAACTCAACCACGTAACGGAAATGTGCGACCGCATCGTAGTGGTAGAAAAAGGCCACATCGTGCGCGATATGCCGAATACGGAAACCGTCTTGCAAGAGCTCGAAACGTATTTTTCGGTGATATAA
- a CDS encoding DUF5687 family protein: MIILQLLKQYYLSERRSLTWSRNLASQILVGFLALYFGGIMLFLGLMADKIMHKLAPDTYELYTANLYLLSYFGISLVMRYAMQTSPLLRLQPYLHLKVSRNSLIHLSLLMLLGSFYNLAPFLLMVLPFVLKLWFQGHTGFPLFAWFWVYVCVDMLTIMAVVNLKELFANSPQKFLLLMAGLVGFLVALNYYDVFSITAVSAKLFDPTVDYSLLAILFWTVLAVGAYLFTHHKLKPKLYLDELPAAKQTSNSQADTRLNFVEQWGEIGRFISLEIKLIWRNKRTRTTFFTALFFSYYGIFFVMNPSIKNDHMYLFAAIFTTGGFIINYGQYLFAWESSYWDRLLTAKFSILDFLKAKYYLFVIMAVLTLVLSSPMAYFGQKMVVSILAMFCYNVGINAFVVMFASTFNKKRIQLSQGNATNMQGMGAAQWLLSIPMFLLPTLIAAPFAFLSDYQYASHIALAVTGLLGFAAHPLWLKLIANRLKANHYEMAEGFRQQ; the protein is encoded by the coding sequence ATGATTATCCTACAATTACTCAAACAGTATTATCTGTCCGAGAGGCGGTCGCTTACGTGGAGTAGGAATTTGGCTTCCCAAATTTTGGTGGGTTTTTTGGCGTTATATTTTGGCGGAATTATGCTCTTTTTGGGGCTGATGGCCGACAAAATTATGCACAAGCTCGCTCCCGACACCTACGAACTTTATACGGCAAACTTGTATTTGTTGTCGTATTTTGGCATTTCGCTGGTGATGCGTTATGCCATGCAAACCTCGCCACTGCTACGCCTGCAACCTTATTTGCACCTCAAAGTAAGTCGTAATAGTCTGATTCACCTTAGTTTGCTGATGCTGCTGGGTTCGTTTTATAACCTCGCGCCGTTTTTGCTGATGGTTTTGCCGTTTGTGCTAAAGCTGTGGTTTCAGGGACATACAGGTTTTCCGTTGTTTGCGTGGTTTTGGGTGTATGTGTGCGTGGATATGCTCACCATTATGGCGGTCGTGAACCTGAAAGAATTGTTTGCTAATTCTCCTCAGAAATTTTTGCTGTTGATGGCTGGCCTTGTTGGTTTTTTGGTGGCACTCAACTACTACGATGTTTTTTCTATCACGGCGGTTTCGGCCAAGCTCTTCGACCCGACCGTCGATTATTCGCTGTTGGCTATTTTGTTTTGGACAGTTTTGGCGGTGGGTGCGTACTTGTTCACGCATCATAAACTAAAACCCAAACTCTACTTAGACGAGTTGCCAGCTGCCAAGCAAACCAGCAATTCGCAAGCCGATACGCGCCTGAATTTTGTGGAGCAGTGGGGCGAAATTGGTCGATTTATTTCTCTGGAAATCAAATTGATATGGCGAAATAAACGCACGCGTACTACTTTTTTTACAGCTTTGTTTTTTAGTTATTACGGTATCTTTTTTGTAATGAATCCGAGCATCAAAAACGACCATATGTATTTATTTGCCGCTATTTTTACGACGGGCGGTTTTATAATTAACTATGGTCAATATTTGTTTGCGTGGGAAAGTAGCTACTGGGACAGACTTCTGACGGCCAAATTTTCGATACTAGATTTTCTGAAGGCCAAGTATTATTTGTTTGTCATCATGGCCGTGCTTACGCTGGTGTTGTCTTCGCCGATGGCTTATTTTGGGCAAAAAATGGTTGTCAGTATTTTGGCTATGTTTTGTTATAATGTGGGAATCAATGCGTTTGTAGTGATGTTTGCTTCTACTTTCAATAAAAAACGGATTCAACTCTCGCAGGGCAATGCCACGAATATGCAAGGCATGGGCGCGGCGCAATGGCTTTTGTCTATCCCGATGTTTTTGTTACCGACGCTTATTGCTGCGCCCTTTGCATTTTTGTCGGACTATCAATATGCCAGCCATATCGCGTTGGCGGTTACGGGCTTGTTGGGCTTTGCAGCGCACCCGCTTTGGCTCAAACTCATAGCCAATCGCCTCAAAGCCAATCATTACGAAATGGCCGAAGGCTTCCGCCAACAATAA
- the pruA gene encoding L-glutamate gamma-semialdehyde dehydrogenase, producing the protein MLKGFFNVPVPQNEPVLSFAPNSPERKALKAALAEARSKQIEVPMYIGGKQVKSDTRLPLTPPHDHQHVLGYYYKSDASHVTQAIEAALAAKPQWENMAWEQRAAIFLKAADLLATKYRAKANAATMLAQSKSAYQAEIDSACELIDFLRFNVAYMTQIYAQQPISSAGIWNRVEYRPLEGFVFALTPFNFTAIAGNLPTSAAMMGNVVVWKPSEAQIYSAHFLMELFREAGLPDGVINLVYPEGSVAGKVIFEHPDFAGIHFTGSTGVFQQIWQTIGQNINRYKSYPRIVGETGGKDFVLAHHSADAKALATALVRGAFEYQGQKCSAASRAYVPDNLWPEVKEYMLADLATIKMGGVEDFSNFVNAVINEKSFDKIVSYIENARQNPQVEVVAGGKYDKSKGYFVEPTVLLSKDPRSTTMCEEIFGPVLTIHVYPQNEFEQALTLVDTTSPYALTGSIFSQDRYAVEQATTALRHSSGNFYINDKPTGAVVGQQPFGGSRASGTNDKAGSVLNLLRWVSPRAIKETFNPPTDYRYPFLAEE; encoded by the coding sequence ATGCTTAAAGGATTTTTCAACGTACCCGTTCCACAGAACGAACCCGTACTTTCTTTTGCGCCCAACAGCCCAGAGCGTAAGGCTTTGAAGGCGGCTTTGGCCGAAGCGCGTTCCAAACAAATAGAAGTGCCGATGTATATCGGTGGCAAACAAGTGAAAAGCGATACGAGATTGCCGCTTACGCCACCACACGACCACCAACACGTTTTGGGGTATTATTACAAGTCGGATGCCAGCCACGTAACGCAGGCGATTGAGGCTGCTTTGGCGGCCAAACCGCAATGGGAAAATATGGCTTGGGAACAACGTGCCGCTATTTTCTTGAAAGCTGCCGATCTTTTGGCAACCAAATACCGTGCGAAAGCCAACGCCGCGACCATGCTCGCGCAATCCAAAAGCGCGTATCAGGCAGAAATCGACTCGGCTTGCGAACTGATTGATTTCTTGCGTTTTAATGTGGCTTACATGACGCAAATCTACGCGCAACAACCGATTTCGTCGGCGGGTATTTGGAACAGAGTGGAATATCGTCCGCTCGAAGGTTTTGTATTTGCGCTTACGCCTTTCAACTTTACGGCCATTGCGGGCAACTTGCCGACTTCGGCGGCTATGATGGGCAACGTAGTGGTTTGGAAACCATCAGAAGCACAAATTTACTCGGCGCATTTCCTAATGGAGCTTTTCCGCGAAGCGGGCTTGCCCGATGGCGTAATTAACTTGGTGTATCCTGAAGGTTCGGTGGCTGGCAAAGTTATTTTCGAACACCCAGATTTTGCGGGCATTCACTTCACGGGTAGCACAGGCGTTTTTCAACAAATTTGGCAAACAATAGGACAAAATATCAACCGCTATAAGTCGTATCCGCGCATTGTGGGCGAAACTGGCGGTAAAGATTTTGTGTTGGCGCATCATTCCGCTGATGCGAAGGCGTTGGCTACGGCTTTGGTGCGTGGTGCATTTGAGTATCAAGGACAAAAATGCTCGGCGGCTTCCAGAGCTTATGTGCCAGATAATTTGTGGCCTGAAGTAAAAGAATATATGTTGGCCGACCTTGCCACGATAAAAATGGGAGGTGTCGAAGATTTTAGTAACTTTGTAAATGCTGTAATTAACGAAAAATCATTTGATAAAATCGTTAGTTATATCGAAAATGCTCGCCAAAACCCACAGGTTGAGGTAGTGGCAGGAGGGAAGTATGATAAATCGAAAGGTTATTTCGTAGAACCGACTGTACTTTTGAGCAAAGACCCGCGTTCTACGACCATGTGCGAAGAAATTTTTGGCCCAGTGCTAACGATTCATGTGTATCCGCAAAACGAGTTTGAGCAAGCACTTACGCTCGTGGATACTACTTCGCCGTACGCCCTGACGGGTTCTATTTTCTCCCAAGACCGCTACGCGGTGGAGCAGGCCACGACGGCTTTGCGCCATTCGTCTGGCAACTTCTACATCAACGACAAACCTACGGGGGCAGTTGTTGGCCAGCAGCCGTTCGGTGGTAGCCGTGCTTCGGGAACAAACGACAAGGCGGGTTCAGTGTTAAACTTGTTGCGTTGGGTATCGCCTCGCGCCATCAAGGAAACCTTTAACCCTCCGACGGATTATCGCTATCCGTTCTTAGCAGAAGAATAG
- a CDS encoding energy transducer TonB — MEDYNSPKVTLDDIVFEYRNKAYGAYVLRKIYDDTVLKALGLSVLLFGLAVGGPKIYNALKPEEVIVEEKVVPIELKKIEQPPPLDPKIPPPPKIEMPSAPKPSVSTVRFVPPEVSHDEEVTEKDPPKQDELKNVQTSTTTEVGDPNADPNEVIDVPTHGDGDGVIAAPAAEEVFTVVEQQPAFPGGMEEMMRFMSKNTKYPSAAQRAEVQGKVYVQFVVGSDGTIRDVQVVRGLGFGCDEEAIRVVKSMPNWNPGKQGGRAVSVKYTLPFNFTFKQ; from the coding sequence ATGGAAGATTATAATTCACCTAAAGTAACCTTAGACGATATTGTTTTTGAATATCGTAATAAGGCTTATGGAGCGTATGTGCTTCGTAAGATATACGACGATACCGTCCTGAAAGCCTTAGGCCTTTCGGTATTGTTGTTTGGCTTGGCGGTAGGTGGGCCCAAAATCTACAATGCGCTCAAACCTGAAGAAGTAATTGTAGAAGAAAAAGTGGTACCAATTGAGCTTAAAAAAATTGAGCAACCACCACCATTGGATCCAAAAATTCCACCACCACCAAAAATTGAAATGCCAAGTGCGCCAAAACCTTCGGTTTCTACCGTTCGTTTTGTGCCACCTGAAGTTTCGCATGATGAGGAGGTAACAGAAAAAGACCCTCCAAAACAAGACGAGTTGAAAAACGTACAAACCAGCACAACAACAGAAGTTGGCGACCCTAATGCTGACCCTAATGAGGTAATTGATGTGCCTACACATGGTGATGGTGATGGTGTGATTGCTGCTCCTGCTGCCGAAGAAGTTTTTACGGTAGTAGAACAGCAGCCTGCTTTTCCTGGTGGTATGGAGGAAATGATGCGCTTTATGTCTAAAAACACCAAATATCCTTCGGCTGCTCAACGCGCTGAGGTACAAGGCAAAGTATATGTGCAATTTGTAGTTGGTTCTGACGGAACTATCCGCGATGTGCAAGTAGTACGTGGCTTGGGTTTTGGTTGTGATGAAGAGGCAATTCGTGTAGTAAAATCAATGCCAAATTGGAATCCTGGTAAACAAGGCGGCCGCGCGGTATCTGTAAAATACACATTACCATTCAACTTTACATTTAAGCAATAA
- a CDS encoding ExbD/TolR family protein, with product MAEIDSGGGDGKKKGPKKVSTKIDMTPFVDLAFLLITFFMLTSSFNKPKTMEVNMPDKNDDPTKNKEKVKESQTLTVIVGEKDKIYYFQGVPADKPPVEVTDFSAEGIRKVLLTKKKEVMASLGKDIIVIMKAKDDAKYKNLVDLLDEMPITGIKIYAIVDVTPEELDLIKAKEAGQ from the coding sequence ATGGCAGAAATAGATAGCGGCGGGGGTGATGGTAAGAAGAAAGGACCCAAAAAAGTCTCCACCAAGATTGACATGACTCCCTTCGTGGATTTGGCTTTCTTGTTGATTACGTTCTTCATGCTTACCTCCTCTTTCAATAAGCCAAAGACGATGGAAGTGAATATGCCAGACAAGAATGACGACCCTACCAAAAACAAAGAAAAGGTAAAGGAGTCGCAGACCTTAACGGTTATTGTCGGTGAAAAAGATAAAATTTATTATTTCCAAGGTGTTCCTGCGGATAAGCCACCAGTTGAAGTAACTGATTTCTCGGCAGAAGGTATCCGTAAAGTATTGCTTACGAAGAAAAAAGAAGTAATGGCTTCGCTGGGCAAGGACATCATCGTGATTATGAAAGCAAAAGACGATGCTAAGTACAAAAACTTAGTGGACTTGCTTGACGAGATGCCGATTACGGGTATCAAAATCTATGCAATCGTAGATGTAACTCCAGAAGAGTTAGACCTTATCAAAGCTAAAGAAGCGGGACAATAA
- a CDS encoding ExbD/TolR family protein encodes MAKVKIPRKSISLDMTAMSDMAFLLLTFFILTSQFKPEEPVVVDTPSSISDIPIPDSDIMTISIGKKGEVFFGVDAQPTRVKMLQAIGDRYGIAFTEAEQQKFSLLPSVGVPVAQLKQLLTMDGSERNKPGTQPGIPCDSAANELRDWIAYARYSHPKGLRVAIKGDRDANFSVAKTVIATLQDQNYNRINLITGAEARPKITE; translated from the coding sequence ATGGCCAAAGTAAAAATTCCAAGAAAAAGTATATCCCTTGACATGACAGCCATGTCGGATATGGCTTTTTTGCTCCTTACGTTCTTCATTCTTACCTCGCAGTTTAAGCCAGAAGAACCAGTGGTAGTGGATACGCCTTCGTCCATTTCTGATATTCCGATTCCTGATTCGGACATCATGACTATCAGTATTGGCAAAAAAGGGGAGGTATTCTTTGGGGTAGATGCGCAACCAACGCGCGTGAAAATGCTCCAAGCTATTGGCGACCGCTATGGCATCGCATTCACAGAAGCTGAGCAACAAAAATTCTCGCTTTTGCCTTCGGTGGGTGTACCTGTTGCGCAACTAAAACAGTTGTTGACAATGGACGGCTCAGAACGCAACAAACCAGGTACACAACCAGGTATTCCTTGCGACTCGGCTGCCAATGAGCTACGTGACTGGATTGCTTATGCACGTTATAGCCACCCTAAAGGTTTGCGTGTAGCCATCAAAGGCGACCGCGATGCCAATTTCAGTGTGGCAAAAACGGTAATTGCTACCCTGCAAGACCAAAATTATAACCGTATCAACCTCATTACGGGGGCTGAGGCTCGTCCGAAGATTACGGAATAA
- a CDS encoding MotA/TolQ/ExbB proton channel family protein codes for MSKTAQPNPLKSFFATIVIVIIFVVAICIYLFVLGNPSNFEGGDPNNHPIKEGFGKWLGTVYKGGPIVPVLMSFFLMVITFSIERAITISKAAGTGSIDAFVRKIKSHLAAGSVSEALAECDRQKGSVGNVVNAVLNKYQDMEKETSMTKDQKVLAIQKELEDSTALELPMLEKNLTIVATLASVATLTGLLGTVFGMIKAFSALANSGAPDTAALSTGISEALINTALGIGTSAFAIVFYNIFTSKIDVLTYSIDEVGFSIMQNFAAKNK; via the coding sequence ATGAGCAAGACAGCACAACCCAATCCATTAAAATCGTTTTTTGCGACTATCGTTATCGTAATCATCTTTGTGGTAGCTATTTGTATTTACCTTTTCGTATTGGGCAACCCAAGCAACTTTGAAGGTGGCGATCCTAACAATCACCCAATTAAAGAAGGTTTCGGCAAATGGTTAGGTACAGTTTACAAAGGTGGTCCAATCGTGCCAGTGTTGATGTCGTTTTTCTTGATGGTAATCACTTTCTCTATTGAGCGTGCTATCACTATCTCTAAAGCAGCAGGTACAGGTTCGATTGATGCGTTTGTTCGCAAAATTAAATCACATTTGGCTGCTGGTTCGGTAAGCGAAGCATTGGCAGAATGTGACCGCCAAAAAGGTTCGGTAGGTAACGTAGTAAATGCTGTGTTGAACAAATACCAAGACATGGAAAAAGAAACTTCTATGACTAAAGACCAAAAAGTATTGGCTATTCAAAAAGAATTGGAAGATTCGACAGCTTTGGAACTTCCTATGTTGGAGAAAAACTTGACTATCGTAGCGACACTTGCATCGGTTGCAACCCTTACAGGTCTTTTGGGTACGGTATTCGGTATGATTAAAGCCTTCTCGGCCCTTGCAAACTCTGGTGCTCCTGATACAGCAGCTCTTTCTACTGGTATCTCTGAAGCCCTTATCAACACGGCGTTGGGTATCGGTACTTCGGCATTTGCGATTGTGTTCTATAACATCTTTACAAGCAAAATTGACGTTTTGACTTACAGCATCGACGAAGTAGGTTTCAGCATCATGCAAAACTTTGCTGCTAAAAACAAGTAA
- a CDS encoding OmpH family outer membrane protein — translation MKYVSLILNAVLAVAVAVLYYLHFSTPAPVAAVPEGKPVTQPAPVVIDPKAVAQAPKSKVMFVNSDSLLENYDFYTKKKAELEAKGRRIEKDIASRTQTLQYDMESAQRKAQAGGMTEQQMQEVAMRLRQKEENLYAYKDEQLQKLAKEEQDLTKLLNDNITNYLEEYSKQTGADYVFGYSKGGGLLYATPQLDITKSVVEGLNERYKAQGKK, via the coding sequence GTGAAGTACGTATCTCTTATTCTTAATGCCGTGTTGGCCGTAGCAGTAGCCGTGTTGTATTACTTGCATTTTTCTACGCCAGCTCCTGTGGCTGCCGTGCCTGAAGGAAAACCAGTAACACAGCCTGCGCCTGTGGTCATAGACCCGAAAGCTGTTGCGCAAGCTCCTAAAAGTAAAGTCATGTTTGTCAATAGCGATAGCCTTTTGGAAAACTATGATTTTTATACCAAGAAAAAAGCGGAACTCGAAGCCAAAGGTCGCCGCATAGAAAAAGACATTGCCAGCCGTACACAAACTTTGCAGTACGACATGGAAAGTGCTCAACGTAAAGCCCAAGCAGGCGGCATGACCGAACAACAAATGCAAGAAGTAGCCATGCGTTTGCGCCAAAAAGAAGAGAATTTGTATGCTTATAAAGATGAACAGTTGCAAAAACTGGCCAAAGAGGAGCAAGACCTTACCAAATTGCTTAACGATAATATTACCAATTATTTGGAAGAATATAGCAAACAAACAGGCGCAGATTATGTATTTGGTTATAGCAAAGGCGGAGGTTTATTGTATGCCACACCGCAGTTGGACATTACCAAATCAGTAGTTGAAGGCTTGAATGAGCGTTATAAGGCACAAGGCAAAAAATAA